CGGCATGAAGGCCCTCAACGCGGGCGAAGCCCGGGAAGGGGCTGCCCGCTTCAGCCGCGGCGCGGGCAGGCACGGCAGCTTCAACGACCTCGGTTAAATTGTGGGCACTGGAACCGCCCCTTTCTCCACCCACCCACGGCCCCTTCTTGCAACGGCGGGTGAGCGGCTGTATTGAGGGGTGCTGCGGATCGGGTTCGATCGCCCCCAGCTGCGGCTGAAACGGGCCGGGATCACAGTTCTTCACCCACCCGAAAAAGGACAAAGCGACAGTATATTTCCATGTCAGGCACACCCCTGCGCATCGCCATGTTTACTTATAGAGGCAACCCGAGATCGGGGGGCCAAGGCATATACATGCGCCTGCTCAGCCGCGAGCTGGTCGACATGGGCCACGAGGTCGACGTATGGAGCGGCCAGCCCTACCCGGAGTTGATGGACGGCGTAGGCCTGGAAGAAATTCCCAGCATGGACCTGTGGACACGCAAGAAGCGAGGCTTTCGCCTGCCCACGCGAGAGGAGTGGCGCGACCCCATCAACCGTACCGAGTACTACAAAACAGTAACCGGCGGTTTCCCCGAGATGCTGACCTTCTCGCAGCGTGTAGCGCGCCGCTTTCACTCCAACGGCGTGAAAGACGCCTATGACATCATCCATGACAACCAGAGCCTGGGCCCAGGCCTGCTCGAGCTCAAGCGCTACGCACCGGTGGTCGCCACCATTCACCACCCCATCACCCGCGACCTGGACATAGCCCTGAAATCCACATGGTCCCCCGTAAAACGCCTGGGCATGCACCGCTGGTACAGCTTTCTTCCCATGCAGATGGAAGTCGCGCGCGGCATGGACCGCATCCTCACGATCTCCGACGCAGCCTCCGAAGACATCGCCCACGACTTCAAGCTTGACCGCTCGCGTATGCGCAACGTGGGCAACGGTATCAACCTGGCAACTTTCCGTCCCTTGAACGGCCCGCCAGCCGACGAAAACCGAATTATGACCACCCTGTCGGCCGACTCGCCGCTGAAAGGGTTTTCGTACCTCCTGCACGCCATGGCCGAGCTCAAGCGCAGGCGGCCGGCATTGCGGCTCACAGTGATCGGCGCGCCGGGAGAACACACCAACACTGCGAGATTGGTGCGCGGACTCGATCTCGAAGACAGCGTTCACTTCACTGGCAAGGTAGAGGCCGAGGATATTGTCCAGCACTACTCCCGCTCCGCCCTGGCGGTTGTTCCGTCGCTGTACGAGGGCTTCGGATTCCCGGCGGGCGAGGCCATGGCCTGCCGCGTGCCTGTCATATCTACGACCGCCGGGGCGCTGCCGGAGGTGGTGGGAACCGACGGGACCACGGGCATGCTCATCAAGCCGGGCTGCTCGAAGAGCCTGGTCGAGGCCATTGACGGCCTGCTCAACGACCCCGAGCGCCGCCGCGACCTGGCAGAGGCCGGACGCAAACGCGTGGTCGATCTTTTCTCGTGGCGGCGAGCGGCCGAGCGCACGGTAGACGTGTACCGCGAAGCCCTCGAAGAAAAACGGACATCTTCGTGCTGACCGTAGAGTTTGACAGGCTGCCGCTCGGACCGGGCTCGCGCGTGCTTGATCTCGGCTGCGGCGACGGTCGGCACGCGCGCCATACCAGGCGGCTGCCGGGCGTGTCCACCTACGCCATGGACATAGGCGAAGGCGAGACCAGCCGCACCACCAACACGCTCGAAGAGATGGACAAAACGCCAGAGACCATGGGCGGCGTATCCCCCGACGCGGGCCCCTGGACCGTGGTGCGCGGCAGCGCCTACGAGCTACCGTTTGCCGACGCGAGCCTGGACTGCGTGATTTTTTCCGAGGTACTCGAGCACCTGCACGAAGACCGCGCCGCCCTGGCCGAGGTGCACCGGGTGCTCAAGCCCGGCGGCACACTCGCTCTTTCGGTTCCCCGCGAGGGACCGGAAGCCGTATGTTGGGCGCTGTCGAGCGAGTACCGCAATTCGGAAGGCGGCCACGTGCGAATCTACCGCCGTAACAAACTCAGGCAGCTGCTCGTGGATAGCGGATACGAGGTCGTCGCCAGCCACTTCGCCCACGCACTGCACTCTCCCTATTGGTGGCTCAAGTGCCTGGTGGGCCCTTCGCGCGAGGGCATATGGCCCATTGACCTCTACCACCGGCTGCTTGTGTGGGACCTGATGAAAAAACCCT
The nucleotide sequence above comes from Candidatus Binatota bacterium. Encoded proteins:
- a CDS encoding class I SAM-dependent methyltransferase, with the translated sequence MLTVEFDRLPLGPGSRVLDLGCGDGRHARHTRRLPGVSTYAMDIGEGETSRTTNTLEEMDKTPETMGGVSPDAGPWTVVRGSAYELPFADASLDCVIFSEVLEHLHEDRAALAEVHRVLKPGGTLALSVPREGPEAVCWALSSEYRNSEGGHVRIYRRNKLRQLLVDSGYEVVASHFAHALHSPYWWLKCLVGPSREGIWPIDLYHRLLVWDLMKKPFITQVMENTLSPFIGKSVVFYAVRA
- a CDS encoding glycosyltransferase family 1 protein translates to MSGTPLRIAMFTYRGNPRSGGQGIYMRLLSRELVDMGHEVDVWSGQPYPELMDGVGLEEIPSMDLWTRKKRGFRLPTREEWRDPINRTEYYKTVTGGFPEMLTFSQRVARRFHSNGVKDAYDIIHDNQSLGPGLLELKRYAPVVATIHHPITRDLDIALKSTWSPVKRLGMHRWYSFLPMQMEVARGMDRILTISDAASEDIAHDFKLDRSRMRNVGNGINLATFRPLNGPPADENRIMTTLSADSPLKGFSYLLHAMAELKRRRPALRLTVIGAPGEHTNTARLVRGLDLEDSVHFTGKVEAEDIVQHYSRSALAVVPSLYEGFGFPAGEAMACRVPVISTTAGALPEVVGTDGTTGMLIKPGCSKSLVEAIDGLLNDPERRRDLAEAGRKRVVDLFSWRRAAERTVDVYREALEEKRTSSC